The genomic DNA TGTCTTGTATTGTTCTTCCAGTCGTGAGAATATCAGATGCCAGACGTTTATCTTCGAAAGGTTTTTCCGTTTCCACTGGTGTCACGGACTGATTCAGGGTCGGGGTTGTCGGGATTGGCGTTGAGTTTGGTTTTTCCTGATGTACGAGCGATATGGAAAGAAATAATAAGAGACAGGTCAGGATGATCCCAACCAGTATACCTGTAAAAAATGATTTGAGACATGGATCATTCATAATTTCAGTACTAGTTAATATCCATCAGTATTTTTATTATTTATGATATGTGATAAACATGAGGTGTTGACCAGTAATCAAGAGAGATTTACATATTCCTCATGACTGTGGATTTACAAAATCGGTGATGGTCCATTTCTATCTGTTCAGAATAAAATCAATATGTTTATGTATTGGAGAAAAGTAATGGCTAATATGCTTAAACTTCATAAAATTCAGGGCGGACTTATACTGGGATTACTGCTTTTATTTTTATGTATTCCTGCATCAGCAGCCATAGATCTGACGTCATCATCTGTCTTTGATTCCGGGGGTTTAACACCTGCTTTTGGCGAAGAGATTCAGACAACAATTATTATCAAATCAGGTCCTCATGACGTTGAAGACCTGAAAATTGTTTTTTTAGAGATGGATGGGCTTATTGATCCTCTTTCTTTTGGAAAATCGCTGTTTCCAATCGAGACACAAGCTAATATTACGCTCGATAATAATGTTCTTTTCTGTGACCATCTGAAAGCAGGAGAGGAACTGACCATAACGTTTCATGTATATCCGAAGAGTACTCAAAAGTCAATGATTACCCCTGTTCAGATGCAGATCTCCTATATTCAACTTGGACAAAAAATATCAGAACAAAAAACGGTTACAACTGCTATGGACCAGTCTGCGTGGCATACTCTGCAAACCACCCGGACCAGTACAAATAATACTGGGATTCTTCTTATTCTTGCCGCTCTTGGAATTGCGATTGTGATTATACTCATCCTCATTGTGAAGATGAAGGACATGAATGTGCAGGATACCTCAAAGAAGATAGTTTCCCGTGATGTGAGTATTCTGAAAGAGATAAAAAGCAGACTTGACGGGATTGAAAACCCATCCACCAGTATTATTGAACTGCAACATTATGTAAAGTCTGAACTGGATAAGATTATGAATAATAAAATTGGAACTGATTTGCCTGAAGATGGTAGCAGAAAGATAGAAAATCCAGATAAACCAAAGAAGACCGGGGATAAATTCTGAGGGATATTATGAGTGATAAGGATTTATTTGAGGAGTCAGGTATCATCCCAACCCTTGCAATTGGTGTCGGGATGGGGGGAGTGAGTGTTGTCAAGGAGTTCATCTCTTTTGTTGAGAAGAATGGAATCATTGATAATTACCGGTTTGTTGCAATTGATTCAAATATTGATGATCTGAACAGGATCATAGAGTTTGCACCAAATACCTCGAAAATTGCGATTACCGATCACCAGTACGATGTGATGAATCTGAAAAAAAATTGTCCATATCTGCATAAATGGGTCGTTATGCAAAAGGGAGGTGCTCTTCAGGAGCGGGTGTATGGACGATTTCTGCTTGATCTTCACAAGGAAGAGATAACAAGGACGATTACTGCCCATATACATGATCTCTCAAATCTCTGGAAAGAGAAGGAAGGTGGCGGTGAGAAGCGGGGTCACATTGCAATCTGGATTATTCATTCTCTGGGTGGGGGAACAGGTAGTGGATCTTTCCCGGCTCTCGCCATCTATCTGCAGAAGATAGTAAAGGAAATCCTGGGTAATAAAGGAATTACTCCGCATATCTATGGGGTTGGTATTCTTCCTTCCGGGACAAATATTACCGACATCTCAACTGCAACGTTCACAAAGAGATATTTTGCTAATTCCTTTGCTGCTCTTGAGGAGGTTAAGGTTCTGGCAGCAGCATCAGATGTTGCCCCTGTAACCCTGAAACTTCCGTTTCATGGTGAACCTATTCAGGTTACGGAACGGCCTTTTGAACGGTATTTCCTGTTCGGTATTGATGAAGAGCTGACGACGAAGCTTCGGAAGGAGAAGGGGGAGATGGTTGATGATTATCTCTCCCATGCAAATAAGATTATTGTAACTATGATGTTTGCTCTTCCCCAGTATCCAAAAGGTTTGGAGAATCTATGGAAGGATGTTCCAAGTCCTTTTGCCTCTTTTGGAGAAAGCGAACTGAATATTCCTATTCGGTTGGTGAAATATCTTGCAGGGGAAAATGATCTTCTCGGTCCTGTTATTGATGAGAATGAATCGGTGAAGGCAGAATTGCGTAAGCTGGTCATTGATGCGATGAAAGAATTTTTGCGGAACTTGAATGAGTCATTTCTTGAGGACCGGGCGTTAGCAGTGTTCCAGGAGTATCGTCTTTTGGGTCTGGCTTATTTTGTGGGGAAATTGCAGAATCAGATCAATAAACTTCAGATTAATATTCAGTCAGAATATGAGGAAGAACTGGATACCTGGTGGGAGACGCTTAGAAGTGAGAGCTGGTCATGTGACCAGATTGAGCGGGCAGGGGTTGTTGGATTAGAAGAGAAACATAATCTGATTGTTGAGCTTTTTAATTCCCGAATTGAGGAACTTGTGAGAAAATTAGACTCACTTCTGGTCAGTCCTTTGAAAAAGCCGGATCTTCGGGAACGAAAGGAGAAGATTGAGAAGATTTTGCATGATCTTGAAGTTTTAAAGGTAAAAACTCTGAAAGTCAGAACATTAAAGCAATATGTTGATACGAAGATAGGGGAGAAACTTTCTCTTCAAAACCGTGATTCGAAGGAGAAGATCCTGGGTGTTGCATCTATCGTTACCTTTGCGAGGAAGAAGGATGCATACCGCCAGAATGTCTTGAAAAAACGGCTTGGTCTGTCTGGAAGCGGTCGGGTTTTAAATCCTGCTCTTTCTGAAGATATTATGAACAGCGTCTCTTTAGTGCGAGATATCAATGTTGCCCATATGAAGAGTCTGGCTGATTATTTCCAGACTCTAAAGTTTTCACAGAAAGATGTGGATAAAATTATAAAGAATAGGATTGAGCAGTCCCGTGACCGGCACCTTTCGGTTGCAATCGGTTCAGGGGGGGAGATTCTTACAAATCCTCGCGAAGAACTATTTATTTTATGTAATATGCTTCATGAGAGTGCACTTGGAGATAATATTGCATTTGCATCAATGAAAGTGGTGAAGATACCAAGTCAGACATATAATGATGAGAAAGTTGAGTTTATTGACTATACTCTCAATCTTTCAATTGAAGATGTGAAAGAGTACAATATTCGAAAAGCAGAGTATGTGCAGAATAAATTGAAAGAAAAAACCGATATTGCCGGGCCTATTGGAACCATCTTTGCATACCCGGAGTGGTTCCCGAAAGATCCTCTTGTTCAGGAGGTCTATCTGGATATCGGTTCTGAATCTTAAATGATCCGGATTTCTTTTTTTCCTGATATTTGTATGAGATATTTGATGACATATGGTATAATGGTGAATTATGATTAAACGGGCACTTTTATTTGGTGGGACAGACGGGCATGGCATTATTATGACTGGTCTTTCCGAACGGGCTTTAAAGGGAGAAGGGTTTGAGGTGATTACTGTATGTTCGTATATCCGGCCATTACCGGAGAAGGAACAGGAATATGCAGATTATGGGACTCATATACCATGTTTTTTCTGGCAGTATACGTTTCCCTATTATATGAAGAATTTTGTTTCCGATTATTCCATTGTTGTTATTGTTGATATTCCCTTTCCTGAGCCTGACAACCGGTGCCCGTCTTTATCTGTTGATCAGATTGTTGAGGAGATGAAATCAGCACTCGAGATTGTTCCGAGAATTGTCCTGATTGATCATCATAAGAACTCATTTACGCATTATGGAAAGGTTTCACAGGTTGGTGCGGAGGTTGTAATATCTTCATCAGCCATGTTTACTCATTACGGGAAACCGGATAAGTTTACTCATAAATGGGGGAGATATGGAGCAATTTGTGATAGGGATGATGCTGTTCTTCCGGTAACTGAAGAGGAAGAGATTTTTGCTGCACGAATAGATGCTGCGAAAACTGATATTGAAGGGTGTCTTAATGCAATACGGCAGGATGATTTTTCATTTTTTAACCATTTCTCTCCGGATATTCCAAAGCCTGATACGGTGATGGAGTATGATTCATTTCTGTATATCCCCAGATTAGCGGAAGGGTTTGGCTATAAACAATTGGATCAGGCATGCAGGCAGTATAGAAAGGATTATGCTCTTGGAGTTAGTTATCAGAACCCTGATAACCCAGTAATCCTTCTAACGACGTATTGGAAATCAGATAACCTACCGGTGGCCCTGTTGCTTGGTATGACCAGATTTCGTGGGCATGTTACTGCTCCGAATATTGATTTTTCTCATGAGATGGTCGACGATCTCATCTCGTTGTTATCTCATCCAGATAAGGGAGAGATCAAAGAAAGCGGACAGATTCTTTCTAATCAGTTCTACTCCTATGTTGCAAGGTTTTTAAGGCGGGTTGAGATTCCGTACTTTCTGACCCTGCATAAATGGGGGCATGTAGAGCATGTTATCGCGAATGCACGGACGCTTGGGTCACTGTATGGTCTTTCAGATGAAGAACAGAAAATCCTTAACTGGGCCTGCCTTCTCCATGATATCGGGTATGGGATCGATCGTTCAATTTGTCCGGATTTTGACGAGATACACCGTCGCCATCATGAGTTTTCAGAACAGATGGTTCGTTCATGGGAAAAAGAGGGGTTGTTTTCCGGGTTTTTGAATCATGATGAGGTGAGTCTTATTGCTGATATGTGTCTGCGTCATCGGAAGAAGATGGAACTTCCAGGCAAGGAGAGAGATCATCTGTATATTTTGCTCAGGGTTGCCGATGGGATGGATAATGATTACCGAAGGGCTCAGAAAAATGATGAAGGGACACTCTATAGTGAATTGGATAAGCATTTAAATGAAGATTCCAGGCGTGAGTGGGAGAGCCATCAGGCGGTTTTAGGGCTTTCTCTGAATATAAGGGATGATGTTCTGACTTTTGTAATGATTGTTCGTGACCGGGAAAAGGCCTTCGTGAAAATTCAGGATCTGGAACGTGAGACTGAACCATTAAAACGGTATTATAAGATTCGGATAGAGATTATAGATATTACAGATGAGTAGAGGGAGATGAGATGACAAAATTACTTTCTTTTGTCGGTACCGGGCAGTTATATGATACGATATATCGTCTGAATGGTGAGGAGTATCATACAGCTGTCGTTCAGGAGGCGTTATGCCGGTATTATAAGCCTGATGAGGTTGTGCTGTTTGTGACACGTGAGGCACGAAGCAGGAATCTTCCCATCATTGAGGCTGCGATTCCTTCTACTCCGATTACTATTGTGGATATCCCTGATGGGAAATGCGAAGATGAGATCTGGGATATCTTTTCAATAGTGACCGATTCGGTGCATGAGAATGATGATATTATCTTTGATATCACACACGGGTTTCGATCCCTGCCGTTTATTGCCCTGCTTTCGATTGCGTATTTGAGGGAAATAAAACCCTTTTCACTGTCTGGTGTGGTGTATGGCGCGTTTGAGGCTCGTGAAACGATTCACCTGGAATCCGGGAAAGAGATTTCTCGGGCACCGGTCTTTGATCTGACCAGATTTGTGAGTATTTTTGACTGGATGGCAGGGGTCAGGTCTTTTCTTCATCATGCCGATGCCGGGGTACTTGAGCAGATGGTTAACCAGATCTCTGATGAGGAGTTTTCACAAATCCAGAGCAGAAAAGGGACAAAACCGCTTATGGACCTGTTAGGGCCGATGTCAACGTATGCCGCGTCTGTACGGCTGTCACGACCGGTCGAGGCGATGAAGACTGCATATAGTATTCAGGAACGGTTCGAAGCTGCTACTGGAGCAATTAAAAAGCATACTCCGGTTCTGACGCCGCTTTTATCAAAGATATCAGAGATAGAACATTTCGCGTTGCCGGAGCCTAATATCCTGACCGATGCTGTGATTCAAAAGCAGCGTGATCTTATTCAGGTTCAGCTTGAGATGGGGCTGTATCAGCAGGCGGTCACGCTGGGACGGGAATGGATGGTAACGGTACTGCTCTTTGCTGCAGGGGCCGGGGAAGAATGGCTGAAAAAAGAGACCCGAAATGAAGCGGAGAATTCACTCTCTGGTGCAGAGAAGGTACTGAGTACGCAGTCTAAAGCCCAGTCTCTTCGTAATGATAAGGAGAAACCCAGGTTCCTGGACTGGTTCTGTAGTCATGTTTCCTGGAAGGAGATGACCGGAATTTGGAGCAGGACCTCGCAGATGAGGAATGAACTGGCCCATTGCGGGATGAACCCAGAAAGCCTCAAAGTCCGGCAACTGCAAAAAAAGGTTGATAAATTTCCTGACGTTCTTGATAAGTTTTATGCTCTGATGATGGGATTACCGGGTTAATTCATAATTTGCTGAGTTCCTGATATACATTTTCGAGTTCTCCTGGTATTGCGAGTACGTTATTTTCAAGTGTTTTTGCATCTTTCCTGATTTCTCTCATGCCACAATGTGCCAGATCATTTCTCACCCGGCTAATTTTCTGCCAGGTGTTAGCGATTTTTTCCCATCCGGTGATTTGTTCCAGCCTTCTTACCATTGGTGAGGACTTATAATTTTTTCGTTTCTTCCTGATGGTCAGAGCATGGAGTGCTTCTTCAGCATCGGTTCTGACGGTTTCTTTAAGCCAGGAGGAGAAGAGTCCCTGGTGGCAGATGACTGCAGAGACCATCCATTCCCTGGCGAGTTCGGCGGCCTGCAGATATAGTCCCTTTTCCACCTGGTATGATATGATTGCCAGCTGGGATTCAAGGGTGCTCCAGGAGGGAGAGGAGGATCGGGTTTGTGCAAACGGGGGCATCTCATTTATTTTTTCTAGGACCGGATTTAAGGCAGGGAAGTCTGCATGTATCTTATTTCTGACATTGGCAAGGTGTTTCATGACTTCGATACCGGAATTTGCGGCTTCGATGGGGCGTGCAAGCTGTATGCCAGCGGTGAACTGGCGGAGAGAATCGGCAAGATGAGTAAGGGTTTCATATGGATCCGTATCAGGATAGGGGGATGAAATGGATCCAGGAATCCGGGATGCAGTCACCATGGCCTGCATGCCCCTTGCATCAGCAAAGGAGACAAAGGATCTGACAGCCATCATCCAGTCAACAAGGGTGATGAATGAGGTGAGATCTGATATGGGTGATATTCTACGGGTCTGACCGGTGTGATCACAGAAATCTTCACCTGCTTCGTACGCTCCATACACGACTCCCCAAAGGGTTGCACCGGTTACTTCCCTGATGTATAGGGCGGTGAGGAATGCAAGGAAGGGCATAAACCGGTACGCATGGGTTATGTCAAGAAGGATTTCATCATCTGGGCCAACTGCATGAGATATTTTATCAAATATTTCCCAGAGTTCAGATTCCGTCCGACCATCCGGGATGTCAATGAGGGTGTGTGGATGTTCTGAGAGGCTGGTAATGACGGTGGAGAGATTATTTGTTTTGGCTTTTCCGGTGACAAAGAGGGTTATCATGTCAGGATGGTAGAACTCTGCCAGTGCCTTTTGTATAACGGTAGTATCGCATAGAGATCCGTTAAGGGTGTATCTGGCTGGTTTTAATTCTCCGGTTCCGACAAAACTGAGACATTTCCGCATTGAGAGACCACAGGATACATCTTGGCTTTTTAAGTCTTAAATGATATCGAGTGCCAGGAGTTCGTCAGTTTCGGCATCTTCACGACAGGTGATACAGATTTGAGGCCA from Methanospirillum hungatei JF-1 includes the following:
- a CDS encoding tubulin-like doman-containing protein, with protein sequence MSDKDLFEESGIIPTLAIGVGMGGVSVVKEFISFVEKNGIIDNYRFVAIDSNIDDLNRIIEFAPNTSKIAITDHQYDVMNLKKNCPYLHKWVVMQKGGALQERVYGRFLLDLHKEEITRTITAHIHDLSNLWKEKEGGGEKRGHIAIWIIHSLGGGTGSGSFPALAIYLQKIVKEILGNKGITPHIYGVGILPSGTNITDISTATFTKRYFANSFAALEEVKVLAAASDVAPVTLKLPFHGEPIQVTERPFERYFLFGIDEELTTKLRKEKGEMVDDYLSHANKIIVTMMFALPQYPKGLENLWKDVPSPFASFGESELNIPIRLVKYLAGENDLLGPVIDENESVKAELRKLVIDAMKEFLRNLNESFLEDRALAVFQEYRLLGLAYFVGKLQNQINKLQINIQSEYEEELDTWWETLRSESWSCDQIERAGVVGLEEKHNLIVELFNSRIEELVRKLDSLLVSPLKKPDLRERKEKIEKILHDLEVLKVKTLKVRTLKQYVDTKIGEKLSLQNRDSKEKILGVASIVTFARKKDAYRQNVLKKRLGLSGSGRVLNPALSEDIMNSVSLVRDINVAHMKSLADYFQTLKFSQKDVDKIIKNRIEQSRDRHLSVAIGSGGEILTNPREELFILCNMLHESALGDNIAFASMKVVKIPSQTYNDEKVEFIDYTLNLSIEDVKEYNIRKAEYVQNKLKEKTDIAGPIGTIFAYPEWFPKDPLVQEVYLDIGSES
- the csx2 gene encoding TIGR02221 family CRISPR-associated protein — its product is MTKLLSFVGTGQLYDTIYRLNGEEYHTAVVQEALCRYYKPDEVVLFVTREARSRNLPIIEAAIPSTPITIVDIPDGKCEDEIWDIFSIVTDSVHENDDIIFDITHGFRSLPFIALLSIAYLREIKPFSLSGVVYGAFEARETIHLESGKEISRAPVFDLTRFVSIFDWMAGVRSFLHHADAGVLEQMVNQISDEEFSQIQSRKGTKPLMDLLGPMSTYAASVRLSRPVEAMKTAYSIQERFEAATGAIKKHTPVLTPLLSKISEIEHFALPEPNILTDAVIQKQRDLIQVQLEMGLYQQAVTLGREWMVTVLLFAAGAGEEWLKKETRNEAENSLSGAEKVLSTQSKAQSLRNDKEKPRFLDWFCSHVSWKEMTGIWSRTSQMRNELAHCGMNPESLKVRQLQKKVDKFPDVLDKFYALMMGLPG
- a CDS encoding TM1812 family CRISPR-associated protein, translating into MRKCLSFVGTGELKPARYTLNGSLCDTTVIQKALAEFYHPDMITLFVTGKAKTNNLSTVITSLSEHPHTLIDIPDGRTESELWEIFDKISHAVGPDDEILLDITHAYRFMPFLAFLTALYIREVTGATLWGVVYGAYEAGEDFCDHTGQTRRISPISDLTSFITLVDWMMAVRSFVSFADARGMQAMVTASRIPGSISSPYPDTDPYETLTHLADSLRQFTAGIQLARPIEAANSGIEVMKHLANVRNKIHADFPALNPVLEKINEMPPFAQTRSSSPSWSTLESQLAIISYQVEKGLYLQAAELAREWMVSAVICHQGLFSSWLKETVRTDAEEALHALTIRKKRKNYKSSPMVRRLEQITGWEKIANTWQKISRVRNDLAHCGMREIRKDAKTLENNVLAIPGELENVYQELSKL
- a CDS encoding HD domain-containing protein is translated as MIKRALLFGGTDGHGIIMTGLSERALKGEGFEVITVCSYIRPLPEKEQEYADYGTHIPCFFWQYTFPYYMKNFVSDYSIVVIVDIPFPEPDNRCPSLSVDQIVEEMKSALEIVPRIVLIDHHKNSFTHYGKVSQVGAEVVISSSAMFTHYGKPDKFTHKWGRYGAICDRDDAVLPVTEEEEIFAARIDAAKTDIEGCLNAIRQDDFSFFNHFSPDIPKPDTVMEYDSFLYIPRLAEGFGYKQLDQACRQYRKDYALGVSYQNPDNPVILLTTYWKSDNLPVALLLGMTRFRGHVTAPNIDFSHEMVDDLISLLSHPDKGEIKESGQILSNQFYSYVARFLRRVEIPYFLTLHKWGHVEHVIANARTLGSLYGLSDEEQKILNWACLLHDIGYGIDRSICPDFDEIHRRHHEFSEQMVRSWEKEGLFSGFLNHDEVSLIADMCLRHRKKMELPGKERDHLYILLRVADGMDNDYRRAQKNDEGTLYSELDKHLNEDSRREWESHQAVLGLSLNIRDDVLTFVMIVRDREKAFVKIQDLERETEPLKRYYKIRIEIIDITDE